GTTCCGTGCTGGCCGCGTTCAAGGCGCGCAAGGTGATCGACCTGGCCAGCGGCTACGACGTGACCACCCCGGACGGCCAGCCGATCGGGCTGTTCGGCAAGAAGTTCGGCAAGTCCCTGCTGCGTTCCACCTGGCAGCTCGACCAGCCCGGCCAGGACCCGGTCACCATCAGCGAGCGCAGCATGGGGCTGGCCCTGTTCCGCCGGGCGTGGGAGATCCTGCCGTGGGTGGGTGACTGGCCGTTCCCGCTGAAGTACCACTTCGACTTCGTCCGGGACACCACCCCGGTGGGTGCGGTGGACAAGAAGACCCGCTTCCGGGACCACTACCTGGTGCACATCGAGGATCCGGCCCTGGATCGCAGGCTGGTGCTGGCCCAGGCGGTGGCCCTGGACGCGTTGCAGTCCCGCTGAGCCCGGGTCACCCGCCGGTCAGCGCGGTGACCAGCCACGGCCGCAGCACCGGCAGGACCCGCTCCGCCTGCATGGCCCCCATGTGGTCCAGCCCATCGAGGACATGCACCTCCCAGCCGAGCTGCTCCAGTTCGGCGCGCCTGCCGGTGACCGGACCCGCCATGTCCACCCGGACGTTGCCCCACCGCTCGCCGTAGCGGATCTCGTCGGCCGAGCCGACGAAACACAACCTGGGGCAGCCGATCCGGTCCTGGGCGGCGAGATCGTCGAAGTCCCTGAGGGCTTCGTAGAGTGTGACGAACTGACGGGTCTGTGGCTCGGTCATCGACACCTCCACCGTTGACCAGTCATAGTCCTGCCGGTCCGACACCTTCGACTGGTCCTGTTCGTCCGTGCCCGGTGCGACTGCCGGTTTCGTTCCCGCGGCCAGCGCCAGCTCCCTCGTTGCCGTGGTGACCCGCAGCATCTCCGGATACGGCCCGCCGAGCGGGGGGAACCCGCCCATGGCGAGCGCGGCGATGCGGTCGGTGCGGATCGCGAGTTGCAGCCCGGTCATGGCCAGCCAGGAGTAGCCGTAGTAGCCGAACCGCTCGGCTCCTGCCGCATCGGCCACGGCGAGGAGGTCGTGCACGATGTTCGCCGGGGTGAGGGTCTCCGGTTTGGGCTCGGCCAGTACCTGCGCCTCGTAGCCGAACGCGACCACGCGAAACGCGTCGCTGAGGCCGTCGATGAGTGATCGGCCCAGCGCCGGATCGGTTCCCCACCTGCGCATCTCCTCGGCCTGCTGCCCTTCGGCCGGTCGAGGGTCGACCGGCAGCAGCAGGGTCGGGCCTGCTCCGTGTATCTCCAGGTCGATGGTGCTGCCGTCATGCAGTCGTGCCTTGGGCATCGAGTGTTCCAGCCTTTCCCCGCGATGTCGCTAACAGTTTACTTCGTAAAGTGATATGGGCAAGGATAGCTTACGACGTAATGAGTTGTCGCCGGTGGGGTCGCCGCGGGCATGCGCGGGTCCCTCGTGAGCGCGGAGGCGCACGAGGGACCCGACGGGATCAGTGCTGGAGCCGGATCAGCAGTAGAGGTTTCCTCCGGTCGGCACGCCGAGGATCTGGGTGAACTGCCGGTACCTGTCCACCCTGCTCTGCACCTCGCCGGGGTTACCGCCATCGCATTCCAGCGAGCCGTTGATGCTGCGGATCGTCTCACCGAAGCCGTGCCCGTTGACCATCGCCTGGTGGCCGGTCATGGTGCCGGGGCCGCTCTGCGTGGTCCAGTACCAGAGCGCGGTCTTCCAGGACACCGCCGCGTTGTGCTGCACCTGCCAGGGGTCGTGCAGCAGGTTGATGCCCAGCGCGTCACCGGCCGCCTTGTAGTTGAAGTTCCAGCTCAGCTGGATCGGGCCGCGGCCGTAGTACGCCGCCTGCCCTGCCGGGCAGCCGTAGGGCTGGCTCCGGTCGCAGTAGTGCGGGTAGTTGTTCTGGTTCTGCTCCACGATGTAGCGCAGGCCGCCGGTCTCGTGGTGCACATTGGCAAGGAAGGCTGCGGCCTCCTGCCTGCGGACGGTGTCACTGCCGGTGTTGGCGAACGCAGGGAAGGAGTTCATGGCCGTGGTCAGGCCGCCGTAGGTGTAGAAGGAGTTCCGGCTGGGAACATCTGGTTGAACTGGGCCTGGCTGACCACGAACCCGGAGGGGTCCGGCGGTGTGGTGTCGCCGTCGCAGTCGTAGGGATCCCAGTACCAGTGGCTGATCACTGGGTCGTAGCCGGGATTGGCGTGTACGGCGAGGTAGAGGTTGCCGTCGGTGTAGCGCACGATATCGCCTGCGACGTAGGACTGGCCTGCCTGCCAGGCCGGATAGTCGCAAGCGGGTGTCGGTGCGGGTGCCGGCGCCGCCGTCGAGGTTGTGGTGCCGACGGTGACCATGGCCGCCGTGGCCGCCAGGGTGGCGAGCGCACCCAGGATCCGACGTAGTGACATTATGATACTCCTCGCGCAGGGAACGATTCGGAGTGTCACTTGGTGACCCTGTCAGGAAACCCCGGTTGGTCTAAACCAGTCAAAGGTCGAGTTTCGGCCCCGTCCGAATCCTGAGTGGACAGCATCGGTCAGTGCCTGTTTCTCAGTAGACATCCCTGGCGGCCGCCGGGGGCTCGCGTCGCCGTACCGGCTCACCCCCACGAGCCGGTTCGGCGACGCGAGCCCGCCCTGTGAACGCCTCGGTCGGAGGGGCCGCATCGCCGCGCCTGCGATGACACCCGGCCTCGCCTCCGACCTCGGCGTGACCCCTACGGTGCGCCGTGGTCCTGTCACGTCACTTGCAAACACATGACAGCCGCTGATCACCGGATCATGAAAACGATGGTCACGGTGTGCGATACTTCCTGCGAAAACGCCGTCCCGTCATGCCCGGCAGCTCGCCCGTCGCGGAGGTCACCGGTGGATTTCCGAATTCTGGGCCCGGTCGAGGTCGAGGGTCCCGGTGGCCGGTTGCGGGTCCGGGGGGCGAAGACCACCGCGTTGCTCGCGGCCCTGCTCAGCGAGCCGAACCGGGTGGTGTCCGTCGAGCGGCTGCTGGAGCTGGTGTGGGGGGACGACCCGAGCGGCGGCACGGCCAACACCGTGCACGTCTCGGTGTCCAGGCTGCGCCGGATGCTGACGGCGGAACAACCGGATCGTCAGTTACGGATAGTCACACATTCCACCGGCTACTCCCTGCGGGTGGAACCGGGTGAGCTTGACCTGGAGATATTCCGGCAGCACGTGCAGGATGGCAGATCCGCGGCTACCAGCGGTAACTTCGAGCGGGCCAAGGAGGCATTCGAGGCGGCGGTGGCGACCTGGCGGGGGCCCGCGCTGTCGACCGTGCAGCGGCCGTTCGCCACCTCCCTGGCGGCCGCGTTGAACGACGAACGGCTGGACGCGCAGGAGTGGCTGTTCGAGGCCCGGCTCGCCCTCGGCGAGGCCGCCGACCTGATCGCCGAGATCCGCAACCTGCTCACCGCCAATCCGCTCCGGGAGCGGCTGCATGGCCTGCTGATGCTCGCGCTGTACCGGGCCGGGCGGCAGGCGGATGCGCTGGAGGCCTTCCGGGAGGCACGGGAGGTGCTGGTCAGCGAGCTCGGCATCGAGCCGGGCTCCGACCTGCAACTGCTGCACCAGCGGATTCTCACCAGGGACCAGACCCTGGCCAGCGGCTCCCCTTCCGGGGCTGCCGCGGGTACGCACCTGCCCCGGCAGCTGCCTGCCGACGTGCCGCGGTTCGTCGGCAGGGAGACCGAGCTGAGCAGGCTGGAGTCCATGCTGGCGCGGCAGGCCGCGAACTCGATGGGGATCATGGTCATCGCCGGTGCCGCCGGCATGGGCAAGACCGCGCTCGCCGTGCACTGGGCGCACCGGGTCCGCGACCGGTTCCCCGACGGTGAGCTGTTCGTGGACTTCCGCGGCTACACCTCGGACGCGCCGATGGAGCCGACCGAAGTGCTGGCCCGCTTCCTCCGTGCGCTGGGCATTCCACCGCCGCAGGTCCCGGTGGACCTGGACGAGCAGGCCGCGCTGTACCGGTCCCTGCTGTCCGGTAAGCGCATGCTGGTCGTGCTGGACAACGTCTCCTCGGCGGACCAGGTACGCCCGCTGCTGCCCGGCACCCCGGACTGCCTTGTCGTTGTCACCAGCCGGAACGACCTGCGCGGGCTTTCGGTGATGCACGACGCGCACAGCCTCGTGCTGGACGCGCTCACCCCGGTGGAGGCGATCGGCCTGCTCTCCCGGATGGTCGGGGAGCAGCGGGTGGCCGAAGAGCCCGAGTCGGCCGCCTCGGTCACCCGGTTGTGCGGGCGTCTCCCGCTGGCCCTGCGAATCGTGGCTGCGAACATCTCGGCCCGGCCATGGTTGCGGCTGACCAGCGCGGCCGCCGAGCTCGCCGAGGGCAATCCGCTGCGTCAGCTGGAGATCCCCGGGGACCCGGAGCTGGCCGTCGGCACCGCCTTCGAGCACTCCTTCGCGCGGCTCGATCCGGCCAGCCAGCGGCTGTTCGGGGTGCTCGGCCGCGTGCCCGGCCCGGACTTCAGTTCCGAGGCGGTCGCCGCACTGGTCGACCAGCCGCACGAGTACGCGGTCCGTGGTCTGGAACGGCTGGCCATCGCCCACCTCATCGAGCCGTCCGCGCCCGGCCGGTACCGGTTTCACGATCTGCTCCGGCACTACGCGGTGGAGCGGGTCCCGCCCGAGGAGTTCTGCGGCAACGATGCGGTCGAGGCGGCACTGGACCGGTTGCTCGACTGGTACCTGCAGACGGCCTACCGGGCGACCGGGGTACTGAACCGGCATGCGCAGCGGATCTTCCAGCTCGAGCCGCCGAAATCGGCGCTGCCGCCCCTGGAGTTCGCCGGGTACGAGGAGGCGCTGGCCTGGTGCGAGCGGGAGCGGGCGAACCTGGTCGCCGCCGTGCGGTGCGCCGCCGAGTCCGGCCGGAACGCCCTTGCCTGGCAGCTGCCTGCCGCGCTCTGGTACTTCTTCTTTTTCCGCAGACATCTGACGGACTGGCTGACCACGCACGAGCTCGGGCTCGCCGCCGCGAAACGGCAGCGCGACCGGTACGCCGAGGCGTGGATGCGCAACGGCCTCGGCGGCGCGCTGCGTGAGCTGCGCCGTTACGAGGAGGCGATCGAGAACTGCTGCCGGGCTCGCGAGATCTCCAGCGATATCGGAGATCGCCGGGGCGAGAGCGCGAACCTGCACAACCTGGGCGAGGCCTATCACCGGGTGGGGCGGTTCTCCGAGGCGTTGGACTGCTGCCAGCAGGCGCTGGAGATCCGCCGCGAGGTCGGCGACGAGTGGGGAGAGGCCGCCGATCTGATGCTGCTCGGGCAGGTCTCCCGGTTGCTCGGCAGGCTGGAGGAGGCCCTCGGCTACTGCCGGTCCGCCCTGGCCCTGTGGCGTAAGGTCGGCCTGCGCCTCGGCGAGGCCATTACGTTGAACAACATTGGCGAGATCTGCCGGGCCGACGAGCGGTTCGATGAGGCCGTCGAGTACTACCGGGAGGCACTGGCCATCCGGCGGGCGGTCGGCGACCGGTGGGGCGAGGGTGAGACGTTGGACAACCTCGGCCACGCACTGGCCCATATCGGGCGCAGGGCCGAGGCGGGCGACTGCTGGCGCCAGGCACTCACGATCTTCACCGAGCAGCGCCACCCCCGGGCGGCCACCGTGGGCGCCCAGTTGCAGGAACTCGACGATCCCGGGACGGCCTGAGGTCAGCCGCGTACCCGTCTCGGTCGGCACGGCCATCATGTCGCACCCCTTGGCGGTGGAGGAGGTTGCGTCTGGGTCTTCGCTCCGGGTCCACAAAGGCTGGTGGGACGAACTCCGGTAGCCCATTCCTCATCCGGACTTGCCAGTCGGTGTGGTGGATGAGGTTGTGGTGGTACCAGCAGAGCAGGGTGAGGTTGTATAGCGCTGTGGCCCCTCCGTGAGCCCAGTGGGAGTCGGCATGGGGCGCGGTGTCCGGATTTCGCCGGGCCGTTTCCCCATGCCGCTCCCCCGAACCGGACGTGCGGCTTTCACCGCATCCGGCTCTCCACGAGTCGCCGTTAGGTTGCCGTTATGGCTGGTTTGTCCCAGGGTGTCGAGATTTGGTTTCCTCGGTAGCGATAACGTTGGATGGTCATCGTTGTGGGTCTCCATAGTTCGACACCGTTATATTCCGGCCACCACCGGTTGTAGTAACGGTTTATGATGTCCCGTTTACTGGTACGGGGGTGTTTGTTCTTCAGCCATTCCCAGACCCGCCACCACAGGTAGTCTTGCAGGTGGTGGTAGGCCTTGCTGGAAGAGCCGTGCCGGAAGTACTGGGCCCATCCGCGGGTCATCGTTCCGAGTTGCCGGAACAGTTGGTCCGCGTCCTGATGGGTGATCCGTTTGGTAACTGTCTTGATCTTCCGCTTGATCGAAGTCATCGACTTCTTCGAGGGGAGGGTGTAGATCAGTCGCCGATCGCTTCCATATTGGCGATACCGCTGGA
The sequence above is drawn from the Amycolatopsis aidingensis genome and encodes:
- a CDS encoding LURP-one-related/scramblase family protein; its protein translation is MDVQELQAQQRFHMHQKITMMVNRYQIFADDGHGEPGPLVAFVEQKRMAFKEQVTLYTDESKSSVLAAFKARKVIDLASGYDVTTPDGQPIGLFGKKFGKSLLRSTWQLDQPGQDPVTISERSMGLALFRRAWEILPWVGDWPFPLKYHFDFVRDTTPVGAVDKKTRFRDHYLVHIEDPALDRRLVLAQAVALDALQSR
- a CDS encoding alpha/beta fold hydrolase, translating into MPKARLHDGSTIDLEIHGAGPTLLLPVDPRPAEGQQAEEMRRWGTDPALGRSLIDGLSDAFRVVAFGYEAQVLAEPKPETLTPANIVHDLLAVADAAGAERFGYYGYSWLAMTGLQLAIRTDRIAALAMGGFPPLGGPYPEMLRVTTATRELALAAGTKPAVAPGTDEQDQSKVSDRQDYDWSTVEVSMTEPQTRQFVTLYEALRDFDDLAAQDRIGCPRLCFVGSADEIRYGERWGNVRVDMAGPVTGRRAELEQLGWEVHVLDGLDHMGAMQAERVLPVLRPWLVTALTGG
- a CDS encoding AfsR/SARP family transcriptional regulator, giving the protein MDFRILGPVEVEGPGGRLRVRGAKTTALLAALLSEPNRVVSVERLLELVWGDDPSGGTANTVHVSVSRLRRMLTAEQPDRQLRIVTHSTGYSLRVEPGELDLEIFRQHVQDGRSAATSGNFERAKEAFEAAVATWRGPALSTVQRPFATSLAAALNDERLDAQEWLFEARLALGEAADLIAEIRNLLTANPLRERLHGLLMLALYRAGRQADALEAFREAREVLVSELGIEPGSDLQLLHQRILTRDQTLASGSPSGAAAGTHLPRQLPADVPRFVGRETELSRLESMLARQAANSMGIMVIAGAAGMGKTALAVHWAHRVRDRFPDGELFVDFRGYTSDAPMEPTEVLARFLRALGIPPPQVPVDLDEQAALYRSLLSGKRMLVVLDNVSSADQVRPLLPGTPDCLVVVTSRNDLRGLSVMHDAHSLVLDALTPVEAIGLLSRMVGEQRVAEEPESAASVTRLCGRLPLALRIVAANISARPWLRLTSAAAELAEGNPLRQLEIPGDPELAVGTAFEHSFARLDPASQRLFGVLGRVPGPDFSSEAVAALVDQPHEYAVRGLERLAIAHLIEPSAPGRYRFHDLLRHYAVERVPPEEFCGNDAVEAALDRLLDWYLQTAYRATGVLNRHAQRIFQLEPPKSALPPLEFAGYEEALAWCERERANLVAAVRCAAESGRNALAWQLPAALWYFFFFRRHLTDWLTTHELGLAAAKRQRDRYAEAWMRNGLGGALRELRRYEEAIENCCRAREISSDIGDRRGESANLHNLGEAYHRVGRFSEALDCCQQALEIRREVGDEWGEAADLMLLGQVSRLLGRLEEALGYCRSALALWRKVGLRLGEAITLNNIGEICRADERFDEAVEYYREALAIRRAVGDRWGEGETLDNLGHALAHIGRRAEAGDCWRQALTIFTEQRHPRAATVGAQLQELDDPGTA